The following proteins come from a genomic window of Parambassis ranga chromosome 4, fParRan2.1, whole genome shotgun sequence:
- the tbxa2r gene encoding thromboxane A2 receptor isoform X6, whose product MNTTVHPASNYSCFSINKPPFLKSSIAAVQYSSTFAALGLTSNLIAFIVLLKSFQRVQSRSRSFFLIFLGGLVVTDFMGLLVTGSIVISFYITQFSWPDIDPYCHFCNFMGMSMVFYGLSPLLLGATMAIERFIGINRPFARSTSMPKSRTVSMVLMVWLIAGCIALLPLVGLGSYHLQMPGSWCFFNISSEGYDMAFSLIFSLVGLISIAVSFLLNTVSVITLIRVCCGQDRSQRRRDHEVEMMVQLILIMLIASICWCPLLIYVLMSVVTATSVWSENLLFCIRMATWNQIFDPWIYIIFQLSRLRRVKSKTKAQLTYNHCSPALPIIFG is encoded by the exons ATGAACACCACAGTCCATCCAGCTTCTAACTACAGCTGTTTTTCCATCAACAAACCTCCGTTTCTGAAGAGCTCCATCGCTGCAGTCCAATACTCGTCAACCTTCGCTGCTTTGGGTCTCACTTCCAACCTCATCGCCTTTATTGTCCTCCTCAAATCCTTCCAGCGGGTACAAAGCCGTTCACGTTCTTTCTTCCTAATCTTCCTGGGCGGTCTTGTAGTCACGGACTTCATGGGGCTTCTGGTCACAGGCTCTATTGTGATCTCCTTCTATATTACACAATTCAGTTGGCCTGACATAGACCCCTACTGCCACTTTTGCAACTTCATGGGTATGTCCATGGTTTTTTATGGACTGAGCCCCCTGCTGCTTGGGGCCACCATGGCCATAGAGCGCTTCATTGGCATCAACCGACCATTTGCACGCTCCACCAGCATGCCTAAGAGCCGGACAGTCTCCATGGTGCTGATGGTGTGGTTGATTGCTGGCTGCATAGCTTTGCTGCCCCTGGTAGGCTTGGGAAGCTACCACTTACAGATGCCTGGCTCCTGGTGTTTTTTCAACATCAGTTCTGAGGGATACGACATGGCCTTCTCCCTGATCTTCTCTCTGGTTGGATTGATAAGCATTGCAGTTTCTTTTTTGCTGAACACAGTGAGTGTGATCACCCTGATCAGGGTGTGCTGTGGGCAGGACAGATCGCAGCGACGGCGGGATCACGAAGTGGAAATGATGGTGCAGCTGATCTTGATCATGCTCATCGCATCTATCTGCTGGTGCCCCCTACTG ATATATGTTCTGATGAGCGTGGTGACTGCTACTTCTGTCTGGAGTGAAAACCTTTTGTTCTGCATACGAATGGCTACCTGGAATCAGATATTTGACCCTTGGATATACATCATATTTCAGCTGTCCCGATTAAGGCGAGTAAAAAGTAAAACGAAAGCACAGCTTACCTACAATCACTGCTCACCAGCCCTTCCAATCATATTTGGCTGA
- the tbxa2r gene encoding thromboxane A2 receptor isoform X1: MNTTVHPASNYSCFSINKPPFLKSSIAAVQYSSTFAALGLTSNLIAFIVLLKSFQRVQSRSRSFFLIFLGGLVVTDFMGLLVTGSIVISFYITQFSWPDIDPYCHFCNFMGMSMVFYGLSPLLLGATMAIERFIGINRPFARSTSMPKSRTVSMVLMVWLIAGCIALLPLVGLGSYHLQMPGSWCFFNISSEGYDMAFSLIFSLVGLISIAVSFLLNTVSVITLIRVCCGQDRSQRRRDHEVEMMVQLILIMLIASICWCPLLIYVLMSVVTATSVWSENLLFCIRMATWNQIFDPWIYIIFQLSRLRSLLPKLCCPERVSRAVFQRVYPRFGSSRGSIMTLYPSFRDTVRRFTRSSLGSNLGSDQTEEKEDSNVRPEPASKPPPASL, from the exons ATGAACACCACAGTCCATCCAGCTTCTAACTACAGCTGTTTTTCCATCAACAAACCTCCGTTTCTGAAGAGCTCCATCGCTGCAGTCCAATACTCGTCAACCTTCGCTGCTTTGGGTCTCACTTCCAACCTCATCGCCTTTATTGTCCTCCTCAAATCCTTCCAGCGGGTACAAAGCCGTTCACGTTCTTTCTTCCTAATCTTCCTGGGCGGTCTTGTAGTCACGGACTTCATGGGGCTTCTGGTCACAGGCTCTATTGTGATCTCCTTCTATATTACACAATTCAGTTGGCCTGACATAGACCCCTACTGCCACTTTTGCAACTTCATGGGTATGTCCATGGTTTTTTATGGACTGAGCCCCCTGCTGCTTGGGGCCACCATGGCCATAGAGCGCTTCATTGGCATCAACCGACCATTTGCACGCTCCACCAGCATGCCTAAGAGCCGGACAGTCTCCATGGTGCTGATGGTGTGGTTGATTGCTGGCTGCATAGCTTTGCTGCCCCTGGTAGGCTTGGGAAGCTACCACTTACAGATGCCTGGCTCCTGGTGTTTTTTCAACATCAGTTCTGAGGGATACGACATGGCCTTCTCCCTGATCTTCTCTCTGGTTGGATTGATAAGCATTGCAGTTTCTTTTTTGCTGAACACAGTGAGTGTGATCACCCTGATCAGGGTGTGCTGTGGGCAGGACAGATCGCAGCGACGGCGGGATCACGAAGTGGAAATGATGGTGCAGCTGATCTTGATCATGCTCATCGCATCTATCTGCTGGTGCCCCCTACTG ATATATGTTCTGATGAGCGTGGTGACTGCTACTTCTGTCTGGAGTGAAAACCTTTTGTTCTGCATACGAATGGCTACCTGGAATCAGATATTTGACCCTTGGATATACATCATATTTCAGCTGTCCCGATTAAG ATCTTTATTGCCCAAACTGTGCTGTCCGGAAAGAGTCTCCAG GGCAGTTTTCCAGAGAGTCTACCCCCGTTTCGGTTCATCCCGGGGCTCCATCATGACCTTGTACCCATCCTTCCGGGATACCGTCCGCAGGTTCACACGCTCCTCACTCGGAAGCAATCTGGGCTCGGATCAAACGGAAGAGAAGGAAGACTCAAATGTGAGACCCGAACCTGCCTCAAAGCCACCACCTGCTTCTCTGTGA
- the tbxa2r gene encoding thromboxane A2 receptor isoform X4 — protein MNTTVHPASNYSCFSINKPPFLKSSIAAVQYSSTFAALGLTSNLIAFIVLLKSFQRVQSRSRSFFLIFLGGLVVTDFMGLLVTGSIVISFYITQFSWPDIDPYCHFCNFMGMSMVFYGLSPLLLGATMAIERFIGINRPFARSTSMPKSRTVSMVLMVWLIAGCIALLPLVGLGSYHLQMPGSWCFFNISSEGYDMAFSLIFSLVGLISIAVSFLLNTVSVITLIRVCCGQDRSQRRRDHEVEMMVQLILIMLIASICWCPLLIYVLMSVVTATSVWSENLLFCIRMATWNQIFDPWIYIIFQLSRLRRVKNLYCPNCAVRKESPGQFSRESTPVSVHPGAPS, from the exons ATGAACACCACAGTCCATCCAGCTTCTAACTACAGCTGTTTTTCCATCAACAAACCTCCGTTTCTGAAGAGCTCCATCGCTGCAGTCCAATACTCGTCAACCTTCGCTGCTTTGGGTCTCACTTCCAACCTCATCGCCTTTATTGTCCTCCTCAAATCCTTCCAGCGGGTACAAAGCCGTTCACGTTCTTTCTTCCTAATCTTCCTGGGCGGTCTTGTAGTCACGGACTTCATGGGGCTTCTGGTCACAGGCTCTATTGTGATCTCCTTCTATATTACACAATTCAGTTGGCCTGACATAGACCCCTACTGCCACTTTTGCAACTTCATGGGTATGTCCATGGTTTTTTATGGACTGAGCCCCCTGCTGCTTGGGGCCACCATGGCCATAGAGCGCTTCATTGGCATCAACCGACCATTTGCACGCTCCACCAGCATGCCTAAGAGCCGGACAGTCTCCATGGTGCTGATGGTGTGGTTGATTGCTGGCTGCATAGCTTTGCTGCCCCTGGTAGGCTTGGGAAGCTACCACTTACAGATGCCTGGCTCCTGGTGTTTTTTCAACATCAGTTCTGAGGGATACGACATGGCCTTCTCCCTGATCTTCTCTCTGGTTGGATTGATAAGCATTGCAGTTTCTTTTTTGCTGAACACAGTGAGTGTGATCACCCTGATCAGGGTGTGCTGTGGGCAGGACAGATCGCAGCGACGGCGGGATCACGAAGTGGAAATGATGGTGCAGCTGATCTTGATCATGCTCATCGCATCTATCTGCTGGTGCCCCCTACTG ATATATGTTCTGATGAGCGTGGTGACTGCTACTTCTGTCTGGAGTGAAAACCTTTTGTTCTGCATACGAATGGCTACCTGGAATCAGATATTTGACCCTTGGATATACATCATATTTCAGCTGTCCCGATTAAGGCGAGTAAAAA ATCTTTATTGCCCAAACTGTGCTGTCCGGAAAGAGTCTCCAG GGCAGTTTTCCAGAGAGTCTACCCCCGTTTCGGTTCATCCCGGGGCTCCATCATGA
- the tbxa2r gene encoding thromboxane A2 receptor isoform X3: MNTTVHPASNYSCFSINKPPFLKSSIAAVQYSSTFAALGLTSNLIAFIVLLKSFQRVQSRSRSFFLIFLGGLVVTDFMGLLVTGSIVISFYITQFSWPDIDPYCHFCNFMGMSMVFYGLSPLLLGATMAIERFIGINRPFARSTSMPKSRTVSMVLMVWLIAGCIALLPLVGLGSYHLQMPGSWCFFNISSEGYDMAFSLIFSLVGLISIAVSFLLNTVSVITLIRVCCGQDRSQRRRDHEVEMMVQLILIMLIASICWCPLLIFIAQTVLSGKSLQGSFPESLPPFRFIPGLHHDLVPILPGYRPQVHTLLTRKQSGLGSNGREGRLKCETRTCLKATTCFSVISWI; the protein is encoded by the exons ATGAACACCACAGTCCATCCAGCTTCTAACTACAGCTGTTTTTCCATCAACAAACCTCCGTTTCTGAAGAGCTCCATCGCTGCAGTCCAATACTCGTCAACCTTCGCTGCTTTGGGTCTCACTTCCAACCTCATCGCCTTTATTGTCCTCCTCAAATCCTTCCAGCGGGTACAAAGCCGTTCACGTTCTTTCTTCCTAATCTTCCTGGGCGGTCTTGTAGTCACGGACTTCATGGGGCTTCTGGTCACAGGCTCTATTGTGATCTCCTTCTATATTACACAATTCAGTTGGCCTGACATAGACCCCTACTGCCACTTTTGCAACTTCATGGGTATGTCCATGGTTTTTTATGGACTGAGCCCCCTGCTGCTTGGGGCCACCATGGCCATAGAGCGCTTCATTGGCATCAACCGACCATTTGCACGCTCCACCAGCATGCCTAAGAGCCGGACAGTCTCCATGGTGCTGATGGTGTGGTTGATTGCTGGCTGCATAGCTTTGCTGCCCCTGGTAGGCTTGGGAAGCTACCACTTACAGATGCCTGGCTCCTGGTGTTTTTTCAACATCAGTTCTGAGGGATACGACATGGCCTTCTCCCTGATCTTCTCTCTGGTTGGATTGATAAGCATTGCAGTTTCTTTTTTGCTGAACACAGTGAGTGTGATCACCCTGATCAGGGTGTGCTGTGGGCAGGACAGATCGCAGCGACGGCGGGATCACGAAGTGGAAATGATGGTGCAGCTGATCTTGATCATGCTCATCGCATCTATCTGCTGGTGCCCCCTACTG ATCTTTATTGCCCAAACTGTGCTGTCCGGAAAGAGTCTCCAG GGCAGTTTTCCAGAGAGTCTACCCCCGTTTCGGTTCATCCCGGGGCTCCATCATGACCTTGTACCCATCCTTCCGGGATACCGTCCGCAGGTTCACACGCTCCTCACTCGGAAGCAATCTGGGCTCGGATCAAACGGAAGAGAAGGAAGACTCAAATGTGAGACCCGAACCTGCCTCAAAGCCACCACCTGCTTCTCTGTGATTAGTTGGATTTAG
- the tbxa2r gene encoding thromboxane A2 receptor isoform X5, translating to MNTTVHPASNYSCFSINKPPFLKSSIAAVQYSSTFAALGLTSNLIAFIVLLKSFQRVQSRSRSFFLIFLGGLVVTDFMGLLVTGSIVISFYITQFSWPDIDPYCHFCNFMGMSMVFYGLSPLLLGATMAIERFIGINRPFARSTSMPKSRTVSMVLMVWLIAGCIALLPLVGLGSYHLQMPGSWCFFNISSEGYDMAFSLIFSLVGLISIAVSFLLNTVSVITLIRVCCGQDRSQRRRDHEVEMMVQLILIMLIASICWCPLLGSFPESLPPFRFIPGLHHDLVPILPGYRPQVHTLLTRKQSGLGSNGREGRLKCETRTCLKATTCFSVISWI from the exons ATGAACACCACAGTCCATCCAGCTTCTAACTACAGCTGTTTTTCCATCAACAAACCTCCGTTTCTGAAGAGCTCCATCGCTGCAGTCCAATACTCGTCAACCTTCGCTGCTTTGGGTCTCACTTCCAACCTCATCGCCTTTATTGTCCTCCTCAAATCCTTCCAGCGGGTACAAAGCCGTTCACGTTCTTTCTTCCTAATCTTCCTGGGCGGTCTTGTAGTCACGGACTTCATGGGGCTTCTGGTCACAGGCTCTATTGTGATCTCCTTCTATATTACACAATTCAGTTGGCCTGACATAGACCCCTACTGCCACTTTTGCAACTTCATGGGTATGTCCATGGTTTTTTATGGACTGAGCCCCCTGCTGCTTGGGGCCACCATGGCCATAGAGCGCTTCATTGGCATCAACCGACCATTTGCACGCTCCACCAGCATGCCTAAGAGCCGGACAGTCTCCATGGTGCTGATGGTGTGGTTGATTGCTGGCTGCATAGCTTTGCTGCCCCTGGTAGGCTTGGGAAGCTACCACTTACAGATGCCTGGCTCCTGGTGTTTTTTCAACATCAGTTCTGAGGGATACGACATGGCCTTCTCCCTGATCTTCTCTCTGGTTGGATTGATAAGCATTGCAGTTTCTTTTTTGCTGAACACAGTGAGTGTGATCACCCTGATCAGGGTGTGCTGTGGGCAGGACAGATCGCAGCGACGGCGGGATCACGAAGTGGAAATGATGGTGCAGCTGATCTTGATCATGCTCATCGCATCTATCTGCTGGTGCCCCCTACTG GGCAGTTTTCCAGAGAGTCTACCCCCGTTTCGGTTCATCCCGGGGCTCCATCATGACCTTGTACCCATCCTTCCGGGATACCGTCCGCAGGTTCACACGCTCCTCACTCGGAAGCAATCTGGGCTCGGATCAAACGGAAGAGAAGGAAGACTCAAATGTGAGACCCGAACCTGCCTCAAAGCCACCACCTGCTTCTCTGTGATTAGTTGGATTTAG
- the tbxa2r gene encoding thromboxane A2 receptor isoform X2, which yields MNTTVHPASNYSCFSINKPPFLKSSIAAVQYSSTFAALGLTSNLIAFIVLLKSFQRVQSRSRSFFLIFLGGLVVTDFMGLLVTGSIVISFYITQFSWPDIDPYCHFCNFMGMSMVFYGLSPLLLGATMAIERFIGINRPFARSTSMPKSRTVSMVLMVWLIAGCIALLPLVGLGSYHLQMPGSWCFFNISSEGYDMAFSLIFSLVGLISIAVSFLLNTVSVITLIRVCCGQDRSQRRRDHEVEMMVQLILIMLIASICWCPLLIFIAQTVLSGKSLQVKYLLLWLRFATCNQVLDPWVYILFRRAVFQRVYPRFGSSRGSIMTLYPSFRDTVRRFTRSSLGSNLGSDQTEEKEDSNVRPEPASKPPPASL from the exons ATGAACACCACAGTCCATCCAGCTTCTAACTACAGCTGTTTTTCCATCAACAAACCTCCGTTTCTGAAGAGCTCCATCGCTGCAGTCCAATACTCGTCAACCTTCGCTGCTTTGGGTCTCACTTCCAACCTCATCGCCTTTATTGTCCTCCTCAAATCCTTCCAGCGGGTACAAAGCCGTTCACGTTCTTTCTTCCTAATCTTCCTGGGCGGTCTTGTAGTCACGGACTTCATGGGGCTTCTGGTCACAGGCTCTATTGTGATCTCCTTCTATATTACACAATTCAGTTGGCCTGACATAGACCCCTACTGCCACTTTTGCAACTTCATGGGTATGTCCATGGTTTTTTATGGACTGAGCCCCCTGCTGCTTGGGGCCACCATGGCCATAGAGCGCTTCATTGGCATCAACCGACCATTTGCACGCTCCACCAGCATGCCTAAGAGCCGGACAGTCTCCATGGTGCTGATGGTGTGGTTGATTGCTGGCTGCATAGCTTTGCTGCCCCTGGTAGGCTTGGGAAGCTACCACTTACAGATGCCTGGCTCCTGGTGTTTTTTCAACATCAGTTCTGAGGGATACGACATGGCCTTCTCCCTGATCTTCTCTCTGGTTGGATTGATAAGCATTGCAGTTTCTTTTTTGCTGAACACAGTGAGTGTGATCACCCTGATCAGGGTGTGCTGTGGGCAGGACAGATCGCAGCGACGGCGGGATCACGAAGTGGAAATGATGGTGCAGCTGATCTTGATCATGCTCATCGCATCTATCTGCTGGTGCCCCCTACTG ATCTTTATTGCCCAAACTGTGCTGTCCGGAAAGAGTCTCCAGGTCAAATATCTACTACTATGGCTACGTTTTGCAACCTGTAACCAGGTCCTGGACCCATGGGTATACATCCTGTTTCGCAGGGCAGTTTTCCAGAGAGTCTACCCCCGTTTCGGTTCATCCCGGGGCTCCATCATGACCTTGTACCCATCCTTCCGGGATACCGTCCGCAGGTTCACACGCTCCTCACTCGGAAGCAATCTGGGCTCGGATCAAACGGAAGAGAAGGAAGACTCAAATGTGAGACCCGAACCTGCCTCAAAGCCACCACCTGCTTCTCTGTGA